One stretch of Vibrio kanaloae DNA includes these proteins:
- a CDS encoding GNAT family N-acetyltransferase: MQALYVLANLGLLRKAEDHELDFIYSMGFDVWGDGLSSEEYLAGCRNSEKYLSGTWYVLVENDQVVSSLIVYSGMFGLKENSFGIGSVATSLELRHQGYASKLVNLVKSELFDKNDGKALYLHSDIEQQFYMKLGFVSIQGSDCMIYTKEPVASNGSIPAYF; the protein is encoded by the coding sequence ATGCAGGCGTTATATGTTTTGGCCAATTTAGGATTGCTAAGAAAAGCAGAGGATCATGAGTTAGACTTCATCTACTCAATGGGCTTCGATGTCTGGGGTGACGGTCTTTCGTCCGAGGAGTACCTAGCAGGTTGTCGTAACAGTGAAAAATACTTATCAGGTACTTGGTACGTATTGGTTGAAAATGATCAAGTCGTATCATCTCTTATTGTTTATAGCGGCATGTTCGGTCTTAAAGAGAACTCTTTTGGTATTGGCTCTGTGGCTACATCCCTAGAACTACGACACCAAGGCTATGCGTCAAAGTTGGTTAATCTAGTCAAATCTGAGTTATTTGATAAAAATGATGGTAAGGCCTTGTACCTACATAGTGATATTGAACAGCAGTTCTATATGAAGCTTGGTTTTGTTAGTATTCAGGGTTCTGACTGCATGATTTATACAAAGGAACCAGTGGCTTCTAATGGATCAATACCAGCATACTTTTAG
- a CDS encoding class I SAM-dependent methyltransferase, with protein sequence MNKESTVAGQAVYSKKVLSIYDLWVLGISNNYFWKCPTKFISEQFSMLVSSNHLDVGVGSGYYLKNFLPQSTKRIALLDLNQNSLDTTSKAINHFEPEVYCGDVLEPLELNIDKFDSISVNYLLHCLPGNLIDKCIMFKHLKDHLNDDGVLFGSTILGKGTKLNFFAKKLMGVYNKKGIFSNNNDDLDTLLLLLNKHFTDVKVEVIGCVALFSGKKT encoded by the coding sequence ATGAATAAAGAATCCACAGTTGCTGGACAAGCTGTCTACTCTAAGAAAGTACTCTCAATATACGATCTCTGGGTTTTAGGTATCTCAAATAACTATTTTTGGAAATGCCCAACTAAATTTATTAGTGAGCAATTTTCAATGTTAGTTTCATCTAACCATTTAGATGTTGGTGTTGGCTCAGGTTATTATCTAAAGAATTTTCTACCTCAATCAACAAAACGTATCGCTTTGCTAGATTTGAATCAAAATAGTCTTGATACAACTTCAAAAGCAATCAACCACTTTGAACCTGAAGTTTACTGCGGGGATGTGCTTGAGCCTCTTGAGTTAAATATCGATAAATTTGATTCAATTAGTGTTAATTATTTACTTCATTGCTTGCCTGGAAATCTGATTGATAAGTGTATTATGTTTAAGCACCTAAAGGATCATCTGAACGATGATGGGGTATTGTTTGGTAGTACAATTTTGGGCAAGGGTACAAAACTAAACTTTTTCGCCAAAAAATTGATGGGTGTTTACAATAAGAAAGGAATATTTAGTAATAACAACGATGATCTAGACACATTGCTGTTATTGTTAAACAAACACTTTACTGATGTAAAAGTAGAAGTGATAGGATGTGTTGCGTTATTTTCAGGTAAAAAAACATAA
- a CDS encoding GNAT family N-acetyltransferase, translating into MRHMDIQLIKIESDEFESLFSVVKQGLYSHVDAVFGWCNEFQVNRLKSDYEPHWFHWVCLNNTQVGMLCFKPYDNAIHVHLLIIFPEFQNQQLGKRVMNMVHDIAREQERSQVTLSSFTRNESAVSFYKSLGYKVTESDENFLSLSLQLAS; encoded by the coding sequence ATGAGGCATATGGATATTCAACTAATAAAAATAGAAAGTGATGAGTTTGAAAGTCTGTTTTCAGTTGTGAAACAAGGACTTTATTCGCATGTTGATGCCGTCTTTGGTTGGTGTAATGAGTTTCAGGTCAATCGCTTAAAAAGTGACTATGAGCCTCATTGGTTTCACTGGGTTTGTCTCAATAACACGCAAGTTGGAATGCTGTGCTTCAAGCCATACGACAATGCCATTCATGTACATTTACTCATTATATTTCCAGAATTTCAAAATCAACAATTGGGCAAAAGGGTCATGAATATGGTTCACGACATAGCGCGAGAGCAAGAGCGTAGTCAAGTAACCTTATCAAGCTTTACTAGAAATGAGTCAGCGGTAAGTTTTTACAAATCTCTTGGCTATAAGGTGACTGAAAGCGATGAAAACTTCCTTTCTTTGTCGCTTCAACTTGCCTCTTAG